The Helianthus annuus cultivar XRQ/B chromosome 16, HanXRQr2.0-SUNRISE, whole genome shotgun sequence genome includes a window with the following:
- the LOC110919464 gene encoding uncharacterized protein LOC110919464: MARRTVYDQATTGFAGGNSPITLPEIPNDRSWQIPSYLMTAITNSCQFHGRDDEDAPAHINRITRLCSTFSIEGVNLDARYLQVFPFSLAGRAAVWFDSQPAGTFTTWAGLRDAFLAKYFPPTKASRLRDQIHSFRMEPDEPYHLAWEHFQTLITRCSQHGLSDWALVEKFYNGLTPEIRARFDTSAGGQLMGKKTVAECNDLFESFAHSDMDYSATSRTSIPVRTTSASRGVNQVSLDPSVAAVVDTLRQEFRQELSELKKKVDRCEVCRGGHDTIDCPTITLEQVEYLASQSRGPTNPFNNSNSNWRGSGNSSGYRSSGNPPGFPSGQYQSRGPDTYTNSGSGQFSGSGSSGQFSSGGPTQESQGSGKAPEVSTNRLEEMFAQMMTRTEAFMKNQEQNNKNNELQFKNQQAALLDLQRTVGGLAKQLQEHPPGQFSGNIFPNPANHSVKAITTRSGKSLGEVVREREGEEVEEEVDEEIEMEAPGKVQHRLVPASTAHAKESPVEKRVEKRSKNARPPPVIDISRLPFLARARQQLFSREYEKFLEMFTQLKVNLPFIEALRSMPKYAKFLKDFLKRKDKVGESSSNPLSGEVSAVILNKLPEKLTDQGIFTIPCLFGGDVKNHALADLGASINLMPYSFYEKLGLGDLKSTRMTLSLADKSVKYPRGVVENLLVKVDRFVFPADFVVLDMEADDKVPLILGRPFLNTAKALIDVFLGTITLRAGEESVVFEVNNARGSSERVEAIASVEESEKNERGENKVVSEPSLEKVLKPKYGDPPDRRVEELEERTSRLEFKFEKLSKAQCGDRYRDDMFIFTPFDDELKEFERFRRDTGDMRDGSATARESWFGGELRLFDPP, encoded by the coding sequence ATGGCCCGTAGGACAGTTTACGATCAGGCTACCACCGGCTTCGCCGGTGGTAATTCCCCCATCACCCTTCCTGAGATCCCGAACGATCGGTCTTGGCAGATTCCATCCTACCTTATGACCGCCATCACCAATTCCTGCCAGTTCCATGGTCGTGACGACGAGGATGCCCCCGCTCATATCAATCGCATCACTCGTCTCTGCAGCACTTTCTCCATCGAGGGTGTCAATCTTGACGCTAGGTATCTTCAGGTTTTTCCGTTCTCACTTGCTGGACGCGCAGCCGTCTGGTTCGATTCCCAGCCTGCTGGCACTTTCACTACTTGGGCAGGCCTTCGCGATGCATTCTTAGCCAAGTATTTTCCGCCAACCAAGGCATCTCGCCTTCGTGACCAGATTCACTCATTTCGTATGGAGCCAGATGAGCCTTATCACTTAGCTTGGGAGCATTTTCAGACCCTGATTACCCGTTGTTCTCAGCATGGTCTATCTGACTGGGCATTAGTAGAAAAGTTCTACAATGGACTTACTCCTGAGATTAGAGCCCGCTTCGATACTTCGGCAGGAGGTCAGCTTATGGGAAAGAAGACAGTGGCGGAGTGCAATGATTTGTTTGAAAGTTTTGCCCATTCCGATATGGACTACAGTGCTACCAGCAGGACTTCCATTCCTGTGCGTACCACCTCGGCCAGTCGAGGGGTAAACCAAGTTAGCTTGGATCCATCGGTAGCTGCTGTAGTTGATACTTTGAGACAGGAGTTTAGGCAGGAGTTGAGTGAGTTAAAGAAGAAAGTCGATAGGTGTGAGGTTTGTCGAGGAGGGCATGATACTATAGATTGTCCTACGATCACTCTTGAGCAGGTAGAGTACTTAGCCAGTCAGTCTAGAGGTCCCACGAATCCGTTCAATAATTCTAATTCCAACTGGCGCGGTAGTGGTAATTCGAGTGGTTATCGTTCGTCTGGAAATCCTCCTGGATTTCCATCTGGTCAGTATCAGAGTAGAGGGCCCGATACTTACACGAATTCTGGTTCAGGGCAGTTTAGTGGGTCAGGTTCGAGTGGTCAGTTTTCGAGTGGAGGACCGACTCAGGAGAGTCAGGGTAGTGGGAAGGCTCCTGAGGTTAGTACGAACAGGTTGGAGGAGATGTTTGCCCAGATGATGACACGGACCGAGGCGTTCATGAAAAATCAGGAGCAAAATAACAAAAACAACGAGCTCCAGTTCAAGAATCAGCAGGCCGCCCTCCTCGATCTCCAGCGGACAGTAGGCGGGCTTGCTAAGCAGTTACAGGAGCACCCACCGGGTCAGTTTTCGGGAAACATTTTCCCGAATCCCGCGAATCATTCTGTTAAAGCGATTACGACCCGTAGTGGGAAGAGTTTGGGAGAGGTTGTGAGAGAAAGAGAGGGTGAAGAAGTAGAGGAGGAAGTCGATGAGGAGATTgagatggaggctccaggcaaggTGCAACATAGGCTagtcccagcaagtaccgcacacgcCAAGGAGTCGCCAGTAGAGAAGAGAGTGGAGAAGCGGTCGAAGAATGCTCGGCCGCCACCAGTGATTGATATTTCCCGTCTCCCGTTTCTCGCTCGTGCTAGGCAGCAGTTATTTTCTAGAGAGTATGAGAAATTTCTTGAGATGTTCACCCAGCTGAAGGTGAACCTTCCGTTCATAGAGGCTTTGAGATCCATGCCTAAGTACGCTAAGTTCCTTAAGGATTTTCTCAAGCGTAAGGATAAGGTAGGTGAGAGTTCTAGTAATCCGTTGAGTGGAGAGGTTTCTGCTGTGATCCTAAATAAACTTCCTGAGAAACTTACCGATCAAGGCATTTTCACGATTCCTTGTTTGTTTGGTGGTGATGTTAAAAACCACGCGTTGGCGGACCTTGGTGCTAGTATTAATTTGATGCCATATTCATTCTACGAAAAACTAGGCCTTGGTGATTTGAAATCGACTCGTATGACCCTCTCGTTAGCAGATAAGTCGGTTAAGTATCCTAGGGGGGTTGTAGAGAATTTGTTGGTAAAAGTTGATAGGTTTGTTTTTCCGGCTGATTTTGTAGTGTTAGATATGGAGGCCGATGATAAAGTTCCGTTGATTTTAGGGCGCCCGTTCTTGAACACGGCTAAAGCATTGATAGATGTCTTCTTAGGCACAATTACACTTAGAGCGGGTGAGGAGTCGGTAGTCTTTGAGGTGAATAATGCGAGAGGGTCGAGTGAGAGAGTTGAGGCGATAGCATCGGTAGAGGAGAGTGAGAAGAATGAGAGAGGTGAGAACAAGGTGGTGAGTGAGCCGAGTTTAGAAAAGGTGTTAAAACCCAAGTATGGGGATCCACCTGATAGGAGAGTCGAAGAGTTGGAAGAGAGAACGAGTAGGTTAGAATTTAAGTTCGAGAAACTGAGCAAGGCTCAGTGTGGGGATAGGTATAGAGATGATATGTTTATATTCACACCGTTTGATGACGAGTTGAAGGAGTTTGAGAGATTTAGGAGAGATACGGGTGATATGAGAGATGGTAGTGCTACGGCCCGTGAGAGTTGGTTTGGAGGTGAGCTCCGCTTATTTGATCCTCCGTAA